In a genomic window of Pelotomaculum thermopropionicum SI:
- the MurA gene encoding UDP-N-acetylglucosamine enolpyruvyl transferase, translating into MQKFVIVGGTRLTGTVRASGSKNATLPIMAACILNGGTSVIHEAPRLLDVSVMKDVLTYLGAKVTSEGNIITVDSSNIRPLEISEELMRRMRASNLVLGALLARFGKVKISHPGGCQIGSRPMNLHLKGLQALGATIQEKFGYITAEAEKLSGADIHLDLPSVGATENLMMAAVLAEGVTTIKNAAREPEIVDLQNFLNNMGARIKGGGTDTIKIEGVRPGHLKPAVHTVIPDRIEAGTHMVAAAITGGDVTVTNVIPEHLEPLLAKLREAGVDVEVGDDYVRVRGKGRVQAVDIKTMPYPGFPTDMQPQMMALLTLAEGTSVITETIFENRFKHVPELRRMGADIKVEGQSVIIKGVPRLSGACVEASDLRAGAALVLAALAAEDGTVLENVYHIDRGYEQMELKYRALGARIIRVNN; encoded by the coding sequence ATGCAGAAGTTTGTGATCGTGGGGGGAACCCGCCTGACAGGAACGGTCCGGGCCAGCGGCTCAAAAAACGCTACGCTGCCGATAATGGCCGCGTGCATTTTAAACGGGGGGACCAGCGTTATCCACGAGGCGCCCAGGCTTCTGGACGTTTCGGTTATGAAGGATGTCCTGACTTATCTTGGAGCAAAGGTAACCAGCGAGGGAAACATTATTACCGTTGACAGTTCGAATATTCGGCCGCTGGAGATATCTGAAGAGCTGATGCGCCGCATGCGGGCTTCCAACCTGGTCCTGGGGGCGCTCCTGGCCAGGTTCGGCAAGGTAAAGATATCCCATCCCGGGGGCTGTCAGATCGGGAGCAGGCCGATGAACCTCCACCTGAAGGGCCTGCAGGCGCTGGGGGCGACCATCCAGGAAAAGTTCGGCTATATCACGGCCGAAGCGGAAAAACTGTCGGGTGCCGATATTCACCTTGACCTGCCCAGCGTGGGCGCCACGGAGAACCTGATGATGGCGGCAGTTTTGGCGGAAGGCGTCACTACCATTAAAAACGCCGCCAGGGAGCCGGAAATAGTGGATTTGCAAAATTTCCTGAACAACATGGGCGCCAGGATTAAGGGCGGCGGAACCGATACAATAAAGATTGAGGGAGTGCGGCCGGGCCATTTGAAACCGGCGGTTCATACCGTCATACCCGACCGGATTGAAGCCGGGACGCATATGGTGGCCGCAGCCATAACCGGCGGCGATGTAACGGTTACAAACGTCATTCCGGAGCATTTGGAACCGCTTCTGGCTAAACTGCGCGAAGCAGGCGTAGATGTTGAGGTGGGCGACGATTACGTCAGGGTAAGAGGAAAGGGGCGGGTGCAGGCGGTAGACATAAAAACCATGCCTTATCCGGGTTTTCCCACCGATATGCAGCCCCAGATGATGGCCCTTTTAACCCTGGCGGAAGGGACCAGCGTAATAACCGAAACCATCTTTGAAAACCGCTTCAAGCATGTGCCGGAGCTCCGCCGGATGGGGGCGGACATCAAGGTCGAAGGCCAGTCGGTGATAATAAAAGGGGTGCCCCGGCTGAGCGGGGCCTGTGTCGAGGCCAGCGACCTGCGGGCCGGGGCGGCGCTGGTGCTTGCGGCCCTGGCGGCGGAGGACGGAACCGTTCTGGAAAATGTATACCACATCGACCGCGGCTACGAGCAGATGGAACTCAAATACAGGGCCCTGGGGGCAAGAATTATTAGAGTCAATAATTAG
- the MurB gene encoding UDP-N-acetylmuramate dehydrogenase, whose product MVEPAFYRELAELLPGRVRAGEPMKKHTTWRIGGPSDVFVEPEGREELRRVVCYASRRDAPLYVIGNGSNLLVADGGVRGIVVKIGKGLSRISIKGNKIIAEAGARLAGVAAAAGEAGLGGFEFLAGIPGTIGGAVAMNAGANGFSLGNLVEEVLLLDFHGEFCRKTKEEMKFGYRSSIIQKAPLILVEALFSCYPRNKEEIREEMERFLARRKLTQPLCYPSAGSVFKNPPGDTAGRLIEMAGLKGMRVGDAQISTLHANFIVNLGSATARDVLALIEKAREAVLARFGVELKLEVKIIGNCQAEVAECRSL is encoded by the coding sequence TTGGTTGAACCGGCTTTTTATAGAGAATTGGCAGAGCTGTTACCCGGGCGGGTACGGGCGGGCGAACCGATGAAAAAGCACACCACTTGGCGCATCGGAGGGCCTTCTGATGTATTTGTAGAGCCTGAAGGCCGTGAAGAACTGCGCCGGGTGGTGTGTTATGCCAGCCGGCGGGATGCCCCCCTGTACGTTATTGGCAACGGTTCCAACCTGCTTGTTGCCGATGGCGGGGTGAGGGGGATTGTGGTCAAGATTGGCAAAGGCCTGTCCCGGATATCAATCAAAGGAAATAAAATTATTGCTGAAGCGGGAGCCAGGCTGGCCGGCGTGGCGGCTGCGGCCGGTGAGGCCGGGCTGGGCGGATTTGAATTTCTGGCCGGAATACCGGGCACAATTGGCGGGGCGGTGGCAATGAACGCCGGGGCCAACGGATTTTCGCTCGGCAACCTGGTGGAGGAGGTCTTGCTGTTAGACTTTCACGGTGAGTTTTGCCGGAAGACAAAAGAGGAAATGAAATTCGGCTACCGCTCGAGTATAATCCAAAAGGCTCCCTTAATTCTGGTAGAAGCCCTGTTTTCCTGTTATCCCCGGAACAAGGAGGAGATCCGGGAGGAAATGGAAAGGTTTTTAGCCAGGCGGAAATTAACTCAGCCTTTATGTTACCCCAGCGCGGGGAGCGTTTTCAAAAACCCTCCCGGCGATACAGCCGGACGCTTGATTGAAATGGCCGGACTGAAGGGAATGCGGGTTGGAGACGCTCAGATATCCACGCTTCATGCTAACTTCATCGTGAATCTGGGATCGGCAACCGCCCGGGACGTCCTGGCGCTTATAGAAAAAGCCAGGGAGGCGGTGCTTGCCCGCTTCGGCGTGGAATTAAAACTTGAGGTAAAAATTATCGGCAATTGCCAGGCGGAGGTGGCAGAATGCAGAAGTTTGTGA
- the MurC gene encoding UDP-N-acetylmuramate-alanine ligase, with the protein MDKKRHVHFIGIGGSGMNGIAAIMLGLGYRVTGSDLKPSAATRRLEALGATCYTRHAEENLGDADLVVASTAIPPDNIELVEARKRGLPVMHRADLLAWLMRRQKGIAVAGAHGKTTTTSMTALVLEKNGMDPTIVIGGELSEIGGNAKLGRGEYLVAEADESDGSFLKLDPVIEIITNIEDDHLDYYRSVENILAAFRRFMAKVPESGLAVACLDDPRLRELLAGYDRPCLTYALDNPEADYTMRNIRLMRQVTAGDVYYRGGFLGCLELSVPGRHNLSNAMAAVAVGRFVGLAFEGIAAALKDFRGAGRRFQLTGEVNGIKVIDDYAHHPSEIKATLKAAGQVKTGRVVGVFQPHRYTRTLFLGERFGEAFEDADVVIISDIYSAGEKPIEGVSAKTIVSAIEKHNGRKVIYLPTRQEIVDYLVQMARPGDMILTMGAGDIWSAGIELVKRLKENQKIG; encoded by the coding sequence GTGGACAAAAAGCGGCATGTTCATTTTATAGGCATCGGCGGCTCCGGCATGAACGGCATTGCCGCGATCATGCTGGGACTGGGTTACCGGGTGACCGGGTCGGACCTGAAACCCTCGGCCGCCACCAGGAGGCTGGAAGCCCTCGGGGCAACCTGCTATACCCGGCATGCTGAGGAGAACCTGGGGGATGCCGACCTGGTGGTAGCGTCAACAGCCATACCCCCCGACAATATAGAGCTGGTAGAGGCCAGAAAGAGGGGACTTCCGGTGATGCACCGGGCCGATTTGCTGGCCTGGCTGATGCGCAGGCAAAAGGGAATAGCCGTAGCCGGTGCTCACGGTAAGACCACGACTACTTCGATGACCGCGCTGGTGCTTGAAAAGAACGGGATGGACCCCACCATCGTTATCGGAGGTGAATTGAGTGAGATTGGCGGAAACGCCAAACTGGGCAGGGGAGAGTACCTGGTGGCGGAGGCCGATGAGAGCGACGGCTCATTCCTCAAACTGGATCCTGTTATTGAAATTATAACCAATATTGAGGACGACCACCTGGACTATTACAGAAGCGTGGAAAATATCTTGGCCGCCTTTAGGCGGTTCATGGCCAAGGTGCCGGAAAGCGGCCTGGCCGTGGCCTGCCTGGACGACCCGCGGCTGAGGGAGCTTTTAGCTGGTTACGACCGCCCCTGCCTGACCTACGCCCTGGATAACCCTGAAGCCGATTACACCATGCGAAATATCCGGCTTATGCGGCAGGTGACCGCAGGCGATGTGTATTACCGGGGCGGCTTTTTGGGCTGCCTGGAGCTCTCCGTGCCCGGCCGGCATAATCTTTCGAACGCAATGGCCGCGGTGGCGGTAGGAAGGTTTGTAGGCCTGGCTTTTGAAGGGATAGCCGCCGCCTTGAAGGACTTCAGGGGGGCGGGGCGCCGCTTTCAGCTCACCGGCGAGGTTAACGGAATAAAGGTGATAGACGACTACGCCCATCACCCGTCGGAAATAAAAGCCACCTTGAAGGCGGCCGGACAGGTAAAGACGGGGCGGGTCGTAGGTGTCTTTCAGCCGCACCGCTACACCAGGACATTGTTTTTAGGAGAGCGTTTTGGCGAAGCCTTTGAAGATGCCGATGTGGTTATTATAAGCGACATTTACAGTGCCGGCGAAAAACCAATTGAAGGAGTTTCGGCAAAGACCATTGTTTCGGCCATAGAGAAGCATAACGGCCGGAAGGTAATATACCTGCCCACCAGGCAGGAGATAGTAGATTACCTGGTGCAGATGGCCCGGCCAGGCGACATGATCCTGACCATGGGAGCGGGTGACATCTGGAGTGCGGGGATAGAACTGGTCAAAAGGCTGAAGGAGAATCAGAAAATTGGTTGA
- the MurG gene encoding UDP-N-acetylglucosamine:LPS N-acetylglucosamine transferase: MRFLVSGGGTGGHIYPALAIARGLKNRYPGAEILYMGTSNGMEADIVPAEGFPFTGISASGLERKLSPRNLLALWQAVRGFCQAVEIIGRWRPEAVIGTGGYVCGPVVLAAVLKRIPTLIHEQNALPGVTNRILSRFASRVAITFADSLKYFPDQSKVRLTGLPVRPEILQADRKTGLQKLGIKEGRFFLLSFGGSRGARSINGAMLTVIKAFAGNPDVEILHATGKAGYQKFLDGCRAAGIELDKIGNVTVKEYIYNMQDALAAADLVVSRAGAATLAELTALGIPSILVPYPYASENHQEFNARALEKEGAALVILDRQLNGGLLSRTITELINDRARLQAMAAASRKMGKNRALEDIIDCIDELIRSKRRHF; encoded by the coding sequence TTGCGCTTCCTGGTGTCAGGCGGGGGAACCGGCGGGCATATATACCCTGCCCTGGCTATTGCCAGAGGGCTTAAAAACAGATACCCCGGGGCGGAAATTCTTTACATGGGGACAAGTAACGGAATGGAAGCGGACATTGTTCCCGCGGAGGGGTTTCCTTTTACGGGCATTTCTGCCTCCGGCCTGGAGCGGAAGCTCTCGCCTCGCAACTTGCTGGCCTTATGGCAGGCGGTGCGGGGATTCTGCCAGGCCGTCGAGATAATCGGCAGGTGGCGTCCCGAAGCAGTTATCGGGACCGGGGGGTATGTCTGCGGGCCGGTAGTGCTTGCCGCCGTCCTTAAAAGGATACCCACCTTAATTCATGAGCAAAATGCTCTTCCCGGTGTAACCAACCGCATTCTTTCCCGTTTTGCGAGCAGGGTTGCAATTACCTTTGCCGACTCCTTAAAGTATTTCCCGGATCAAAGCAAGGTCAGGCTGACCGGCCTGCCGGTGCGGCCGGAGATACTGCAGGCCGACCGAAAGACCGGTTTGCAGAAACTGGGCATAAAAGAGGGCCGCTTTTTCCTTCTCTCCTTTGGGGGCAGCAGGGGGGCCCGCTCCATTAACGGGGCCATGCTGACCGTAATTAAGGCCTTTGCAGGCAACCCGGATGTGGAGATTCTTCACGCCACCGGAAAGGCGGGATATCAGAAGTTCCTGGACGGCTGCAGGGCTGCGGGTATAGAACTGGACAAAATTGGGAATGTTACCGTTAAGGAATATATTTACAATATGCAGGATGCCCTTGCGGCCGCAGACCTTGTAGTAAGCAGGGCAGGTGCGGCCACGCTGGCCGAATTGACGGCGCTGGGCATCCCCTCGATTCTCGTTCCCTATCCCTATGCTTCGGAAAACCACCAGGAATTCAACGCCCGCGCCCTGGAAAAAGAGGGGGCCGCCCTGGTGATACTGGACCGCCAGCTAAATGGCGGTTTGCTGTCCCGCACAATAACGGAGTTAATTAATGATCGGGCCAGGTTGCAGGCAATGGCTGCAGCAAGCAGGAAAATGGGAAAAAACCGCGCTCTTGAAGATATAATTGATTGTATAGACGAGCTTATCCGGAGCAAAAGAAGGCACTTTTGA
- the FtsW gene encoding bacterial cell division membrane protein, with translation MPLKKKSPDFVLFLTVMTLLSLGVIMVFSASEYSTLITYNDSFYFFKRQAVWALLGLIAMFVMMNYDYWRLKNHIWTLLIVAFILLILVLIPGIGREVNGARRWIALGPLTFAPAELAKLSVIIFVAYGLSRQKERVRQFSKGVLPYLTVMTLAAGLIMLQPDLGTTLSLAGIVFAMIFAAGASMAHLGSIAAAGLAAVVFAIVMEPYRMKRFLAFLDPWADPQGAGFHIIQGLYAIGSGGLFGLGLGQSRQKFLYLPESHTDSIFAIIGEELGFIGASLVIMLFILFVWRGLKIAVSSQDPFASLLATGVTAWIGVQAIINIGVMTGSLPFTGIPLPFISSGGTSLLFTMAGVGILLNISRYTAAR, from the coding sequence ATGCCGCTGAAGAAGAAATCCCCCGACTTTGTTCTTTTTCTTACGGTAATGACCCTTTTAAGCCTGGGTGTGATCATGGTTTTTAGCGCAAGTGAGTACAGCACCCTGATCACCTACAACGACAGCTTTTACTTTTTCAAGCGCCAGGCGGTATGGGCCCTGCTGGGCTTGATAGCCATGTTTGTAATGATGAATTACGACTACTGGCGCCTCAAAAACCACATCTGGACCCTGCTGATTGTTGCGTTTATACTGCTGATTCTGGTCTTAATTCCCGGCATAGGCAGGGAAGTTAACGGCGCACGGCGCTGGATTGCACTGGGGCCGCTGACCTTTGCCCCTGCCGAACTGGCCAAACTTTCTGTAATTATTTTTGTTGCTTACGGCCTGTCCAGGCAAAAGGAAAGGGTCCGGCAGTTCTCCAAAGGGGTCCTGCCTTACCTGACCGTGATGACCTTGGCCGCCGGACTGATCATGCTTCAGCCCGATCTCGGCACCACCCTGTCGCTGGCCGGGATTGTATTTGCCATGATCTTTGCCGCCGGGGCCAGCATGGCCCACCTGGGCAGCATTGCCGCGGCCGGGCTTGCGGCGGTCGTGTTTGCCATTGTCATGGAGCCGTACCGGATGAAGCGGTTCCTGGCTTTCCTGGATCCCTGGGCTGACCCCCAGGGTGCCGGTTTTCATATTATCCAGGGCCTTTATGCAATTGGCTCCGGTGGCTTATTCGGGCTGGGACTGGGGCAGAGCAGGCAAAAATTCCTCTATCTTCCCGAAAGCCATACCGACTCGATTTTTGCCATTATCGGGGAAGAACTGGGCTTTATCGGGGCCTCCCTGGTGATTATGCTTTTTATCCTCTTTGTGTGGAGGGGCCTGAAAATAGCCGTGTCGTCGCAGGATCCTTTTGCCAGTTTGCTGGCTACTGGTGTCACGGCCTGGATTGGCGTGCAGGCCATAATTAACATCGGCGTAATGACAGGATCCCTGCCTTTTACGGGCATTCCCCTGCCCTTTATCAGCTCCGGCGGGACATCCCTGCTTTTCACCATGGCCGGTGTAGGAATACTGCTTAACATTTCGCGGTATACCGCTGCCCGGTAG
- the MurD gene encoding UDP-N-acetylmuramoylalanine-D-glutamate ligase, with amino-acid sequence MLKDFTRKKVLVIGAGRSGLAVSRFLVKKGASVVLADAGKPDYPDGELEDLTAAGVELSLGGYPGVGKESVDLVVVSPGVPLTVEPVRAAVREGIPVTGELELAYYFTRSPIVAVTGTNGKTTTTTLIGEIFKDAGMNTLVGGNIGSPLIAEVERYGPDDVIVAEVSSFQLETASTFRPKVGVVLNITPDHLDRHGTMGNYAATKARMFANQGPGDFAVLNCDDPLAASLKAGVRSRVIFFSRRKELKEGVWVSGGMIVASLNGHREVVCRSDELGLPGAHNLENALAAVAAAKAMGIESNSLAGTLRRFKGVAHRLEFVAEVDGVRYINDSKGTNPDAAIKALESYGEPIVLIAGGKNKGSDFREFARKVKEKAKVLVVLGQSAGLIAEAARAEGFENILYADGFREAVLLARRVARPGDIVLLSPACASWDMFKSFEERGDLFKEIVLSLKKG; translated from the coding sequence ATGCTGAAAGATTTCACAAGGAAAAAGGTCCTGGTTATTGGGGCCGGCAGGAGCGGCCTGGCTGTTTCCCGCTTTCTGGTAAAAAAAGGGGCTTCCGTGGTGCTGGCCGATGCCGGCAAACCGGATTATCCGGATGGTGAACTGGAGGACTTGACTGCTGCAGGAGTGGAGCTATCACTGGGGGGTTATCCCGGAGTAGGAAAGGAAAGTGTCGATCTGGTGGTGGTGAGTCCCGGAGTGCCGCTCACTGTCGAACCGGTACGGGCGGCAGTGCGGGAGGGTATTCCTGTCACCGGCGAATTGGAACTGGCCTATTACTTTACCAGATCGCCAATCGTGGCGGTCACCGGAACCAACGGCAAGACTACCACAACTACCCTGATTGGCGAAATTTTTAAGGATGCGGGGATGAATACGCTGGTTGGAGGCAACATCGGCAGCCCCCTGATCGCGGAAGTAGAACGGTACGGCCCCGACGACGTGATCGTGGCGGAGGTTTCAAGTTTTCAACTGGAAACCGCCAGTACTTTCAGACCGAAAGTAGGGGTTGTGCTGAACATCACCCCCGATCACCTGGACCGCCACGGCACCATGGGCAACTACGCCGCAACCAAGGCCAGAATGTTTGCCAACCAGGGGCCCGGCGATTTTGCCGTGCTTAATTGCGACGATCCGCTTGCCGCCTCTCTGAAGGCCGGGGTCCGCAGCCGGGTGATTTTTTTCAGCCGGCGCAAAGAGCTGAAGGAAGGTGTCTGGGTAAGCGGGGGGATGATAGTGGCCAGCCTGAACGGGCACAGGGAAGTTGTCTGCCGGAGCGACGAGTTGGGCCTTCCCGGCGCACACAACCTGGAAAACGCTCTGGCCGCGGTTGCTGCTGCAAAGGCCATGGGGATCGAAAGCAATTCTCTGGCTGGGACGCTTAGAAGGTTTAAAGGAGTGGCCCATCGCCTGGAATTTGTTGCTGAAGTTGACGGGGTCCGCTATATCAACGATTCCAAGGGGACCAACCCGGATGCTGCTATTAAGGCCCTGGAATCGTACGGAGAACCCATTGTGCTGATTGCCGGCGGCAAGAATAAGGGCAGCGACTTTAGGGAATTTGCCCGGAAGGTAAAAGAGAAGGCAAAGGTGCTGGTGGTTCTGGGCCAGAGCGCCGGGCTTATAGCCGAAGCTGCAAGAGCCGAAGGCTTTGAAAACATCCTTTATGCGGACGGTTTCAGGGAGGCTGTGCTGCTGGCCCGCCGGGTCGCCCGGCCGGGGGACATCGTTTTACTGTCTCCGGCTTGTGCCAGTTGGGATATGTTTAAAAGCTTCGAAGAGCGCGGCGACCTGTTTAAAGAGATTGTCCTGAGTTTAAAAAAGGGGTAG
- the Rfe gene encoding UDP-N-acetylmuramyl pentapeptide phosphotransferase/UDP-N-acetylglucosamine-1-phosphate transferase, which yields MGNIWVAFTVSLAVTLIAGPLVIPVLRRLKFGQSIRSDGPSRHLQKAGTPTMGGIIFLAGTAAGGFLLIRSADGLIVLLMALGYGFIGFLDDYIKVVLKRSLGLRAREKLLGQVLLAAALAYWAVFEAGRGTGIVLPFSGFLTPGGIQMDLGWWPFLAFTVLLVVFMSNAVNLTDGLDGLAAGVSMLVALALVPVALAADRAGVAAGMAALAGGCLGFLFFNFHPAKVFMGDTGSLALGGGLCAAAVVTKSELLFLIIGGIYVLEALSVIIQVISFQTTGRRVFRMSPLHHHFELGGWSENRVVITFWALTLVFAAAGLAGLYRLV from the coding sequence ATGGGGAACATATGGGTGGCCTTTACCGTCTCGCTTGCGGTAACCTTAATTGCCGGCCCGCTGGTTATTCCGGTTTTAAGGCGGCTGAAGTTCGGGCAGAGTATCCGTTCCGACGGGCCTTCGCGGCACCTGCAGAAAGCCGGCACCCCGACCATGGGGGGTATAATTTTTCTGGCCGGCACGGCGGCGGGGGGATTTCTGCTGATCCGCTCGGCAGATGGCCTGATTGTGCTGTTAATGGCCCTTGGCTATGGATTTATCGGCTTTTTGGACGATTATATAAAGGTGGTGCTGAAGAGGTCTTTGGGCTTAAGGGCGCGGGAGAAGCTTCTCGGCCAGGTGCTGCTGGCAGCCGCGCTGGCTTACTGGGCGGTGTTTGAGGCAGGCCGCGGCACCGGCATCGTCCTGCCGTTTTCCGGCTTTTTAACCCCGGGGGGCATTCAGATGGATTTAGGCTGGTGGCCGTTTTTAGCTTTTACCGTGCTTTTGGTCGTTTTTATGAGCAATGCCGTCAACCTTACCGACGGGCTGGACGGCCTGGCCGCCGGTGTGAGCATGCTGGTGGCCCTGGCCCTGGTGCCGGTGGCCCTGGCTGCGGACAGGGCCGGGGTGGCTGCCGGCATGGCGGCGCTGGCCGGGGGATGTTTGGGATTTCTGTTTTTCAACTTCCATCCGGCCAAGGTGTTCATGGGCGATACAGGTTCCCTGGCGCTGGGAGGAGGACTTTGCGCCGCCGCTGTTGTAACTAAAAGCGAGCTTCTGTTTTTAATTATCGGCGGCATATACGTTTTAGAGGCACTTTCCGTAATTATCCAGGTAATTTCCTTTCAAACTACCGGCCGCCGGGTTTTCCGGATGAGCCCCCTGCACCACCACTTTGAGCTGGGCGGGTGGAGCGAAAACCGGGTGGTAATTACCTTCTGGGCTCTTACCCTGGTGTTTGCCGCCGCTGGTCTGGCCGGGCTTTACCGTCTGGTGTAA
- the MurF gene encoding UDP-N-acetylmuramyl pentapeptide synthase, which produces MKPVTLKELERIACGRIIQGDPGTVLSSVSTDTRRLKKGEIFFALSGERHDAHNFLAQAAGAGAGCLVVSRTADLPAGVPVLAVENTLAALQALAAFNRKSCGARVVAVTGSTGKTTTKDMTASILSTRLRTLKSEGNFNNEIGLPLTLLRLDETCEIAVVEMAMRGAGEIDALCRIAKPDCAVITNIGEAHLELLGTVSNIAAAKGEVLEHIPAGGFALLNAEAPFIRREAGRCRGKVIYYGIDCPADIRAANIRPEGRGSRFEVILDGERREFFLPVPGRHNVMNALAAIGVARELGLTWEEVARGLAAVTLTGMRLEIIEAKNLRIINDAYNANPASAKAALQVLKEMAGGRRAVAVLGNMLELGPRAAEGHREVGEAAAGARVSCLVTVGDLAAGIAEGALDAGLPAERIFRCADNMQAAGILEELIRDGDVVLVKGSRGMKMEEIVRCLLKSREPALLQEAGPG; this is translated from the coding sequence ATGAAACCGGTTACTTTGAAAGAACTCGAGAGAATTGCCTGTGGGAGAATTATCCAGGGAGACCCCGGAACTGTTTTAAGCTCGGTGTCCACCGACACCCGCAGGCTCAAAAAAGGAGAGATTTTTTTTGCCCTGTCCGGGGAGCGGCATGACGCCCATAACTTTCTGGCGCAGGCCGCCGGGGCAGGGGCAGGCTGCCTGGTGGTGAGCCGTACCGCGGATTTGCCTGCGGGAGTGCCCGTTCTGGCGGTTGAGAACACCCTGGCTGCGCTGCAGGCTCTGGCAGCCTTCAACAGGAAAAGCTGCGGGGCGCGTGTGGTGGCGGTTACCGGCAGCACCGGAAAAACTACCACAAAGGATATGACAGCCAGCATTTTAAGCACCCGCCTGCGCACTTTAAAAAGTGAAGGCAATTTCAATAATGAAATCGGCCTTCCCCTGACCCTGCTCAGGCTGGACGAAACGTGCGAAATAGCCGTAGTTGAGATGGCCATGCGGGGAGCGGGGGAGATTGATGCCTTGTGCCGGATTGCCAAACCGGACTGTGCTGTAATTACAAATATCGGGGAGGCCCATCTGGAGCTTTTGGGCACGGTAAGCAATATAGCCGCCGCCAAAGGAGAGGTGCTGGAACACATACCCGCCGGCGGGTTTGCCCTGCTGAATGCCGAGGCCCCGTTTATCAGGCGGGAGGCGGGGCGTTGCCGGGGCAAGGTGATCTATTACGGCATCGACTGTCCTGCCGACATAAGGGCGGCAAACATAAGGCCCGAGGGCCGGGGGAGCCGCTTTGAAGTTATCCTGGACGGTGAAAGGCGGGAATTTTTCCTTCCTGTTCCCGGCCGTCACAACGTGATGAATGCCCTGGCCGCCATAGGCGTGGCAAGGGAACTGGGATTAACTTGGGAGGAAGTGGCCAGGGGACTGGCTGCGGTCACGTTGACCGGAATGCGCCTGGAGATAATTGAGGCCAAAAACTTAAGAATCATCAACGATGCTTATAATGCCAACCCCGCTTCTGCCAAAGCGGCATTGCAGGTTTTAAAGGAAATGGCCGGCGGGCGGCGCGCCGTGGCCGTGCTGGGCAATATGCTGGAACTCGGTCCGCGCGCTGCGGAAGGGCACCGGGAAGTGGGGGAGGCCGCAGCCGGGGCAAGGGTATCCTGCCTGGTTACGGTTGGAGACCTGGCTGCGGGAATTGCCGAAGGGGCATTAGACGCCGGGCTGCCTGCGGAGAGGATTTTTCGGTGCGCTGACAACATGCAGGCCGCAGGTATACTAGAGGAACTGATAAGGGACGGCGATGTGGTGCTGGTTAAAGGATCCAGGGGAATGAAAATGGAGGAAATCGTCAGGTGCCTGCTGAAATCCAGGGAGCCCGCGCTTTTGCAGGAGGCAGGCCCCGGTTAA